A single region of the Pseudomonas sp. VD-NE ins genome encodes:
- a CDS encoding cell division protein ZapA, with translation MNHHTAGVKVVSILGEDYSIKAPAGEEQTLLDAAMMLKAALDDTKRKYPTLIGDRLLVLAAMNLCSQQIEMKKQHQEELDRYQEQVSATVDTIAKTINQG, from the coding sequence ATGAACCACCACACAGCAGGGGTAAAGGTCGTCTCCATTCTCGGGGAGGACTATTCGATCAAGGCACCGGCCGGGGAAGAACAGACCCTGCTGGACGCGGCCATGATGCTCAAGGCAGCGCTGGATGACACCAAGCGCAAATACCCGACATTGATCGGTGACCGCTTGCTGGTGCTGGCGGCGATGAATCTGTGCTCGCAGCAGATTGAAATGAAGAAACAGCACCAGGAAGAACTCGACCGTTATCAAGAGCAAGTCAGCGCCACGGTCGATACCATCGCCAAGACCATCAATCAGGGTTGA
- a CDS encoding methyl-accepting chemotaxis protein, translated as MGLTVQEIAQNAGNAALASQTARDEAMQAREVVGGSIKHIESMSDEIGVAAGAVGELAHQVASIDSVLAVIRGVSEQTNLLALNAAIEAARAGDMGRGFAVVADEVRTLARRTQASTDEIQQMIGSLKQGAENAVSSMRTGQAATGTGVESSQRTGASLTAITGQVERISDMNHQVATATEEQSAVTEEINRNVQGISDLARATAGEVRACREDCQMLQRLADDLARQMGGFKLT; from the coding sequence ATGGGCCTGACCGTGCAGGAAATTGCGCAGAACGCCGGCAACGCGGCACTGGCCTCGCAAACCGCGCGGGATGAAGCGATGCAAGCGCGGGAAGTGGTCGGCGGCTCGATCAAGCATATTGAAAGCATGTCCGATGAGATCGGCGTGGCGGCGGGCGCGGTCGGCGAGTTGGCGCATCAAGTGGCGTCGATCGATTCTGTATTGGCGGTGATTCGTGGTGTGTCCGAGCAGACCAATCTGCTGGCGCTCAATGCCGCCATCGAGGCGGCCCGAGCCGGTGATATGGGGCGCGGCTTTGCAGTTGTCGCCGATGAAGTGCGCACCTTGGCGCGCCGCACTCAGGCATCTACTGACGAAATCCAGCAAATGATCGGCAGCCTCAAGCAAGGCGCGGAAAACGCTGTGTCGTCGATGCGCACCGGCCAGGCGGCGACCGGCACCGGGGTTGAGTCGAGCCAGCGCACCGGGGCGTCGTTGACGGCGATTACCGGGCAGGTCGAGCGCATCAGTGACATGAACCATCAGGTGGCGACGGCGACGGAAGAGCAGTCGGCGGTGACGGAAGAGATCAACCGTAACGTGCAGGGGATTTCTGATTTGGCCCGGGCGACGGCGGGGGAGGTTCGGGCCTGTCGTGAGGATTGTCAGATGTTGCAGAGGCTGGCGGATGATCTGGCGCGGCAGATGGGTGGGTTCAAGTTGACTTGA
- a CDS encoding acyl-CoA dehydrogenase: MSETLLSSRNLAFELYEVLDAEGLTRRERFAEHNRETFDAAIGTARNIAEKYFAPHNRKGDENEPRYEDGKAILIPEVKPAVDAFLEAGFLNAARSFDAGGMQLPTLLSQACFAHFQSANAASTSYPFLTMGAANLIESFGTDEQKQRFLQPMIDGRFFGTMALTEPHAGSSLSDIRTRAEPASDGTYRLKGNKIFISGGDHPLSENIVHMVLAKLPDAPPGVKGISLFIVPKFLVNDDGSLGPRNDVLLAGLFHKMGWRGTTSTALNFGDNGECVGYLVGEPHRGLSYMFQMMNEARIGVGMGAVMLGYAGYLYSLEYARERPQGRVPDSKDPTTAPVAIIQHADVRRMLLTQKSYVEGAFDLGLYAARLFDDTTTLGTEAERKQAHELLDLLTPIVKSWPSEFCLKANELAIQILGGHGYTREYPVEQYYRDNRLNPIHEGTHGIQSLDLLGRKLAQNGGAGLKQLIRLIANTAERATAYDSLTALREPLEKLVARLQTVTIGLLTDLAQGKVNSSLANSALYLKVFGHTVIGWRWLEQAIRAEEGLLKGNAADIDFYKGKLQAARYFLTWEVPGCHHELALLEARDDTCLAMQDAWF; this comes from the coding sequence ATGTCCGAGACGCTGCTCAGTTCCCGCAATCTGGCTTTCGAGCTGTATGAAGTCCTTGATGCCGAGGGCCTGACCCGGCGTGAGCGCTTTGCCGAGCACAACCGCGAGACCTTCGACGCCGCCATCGGCACCGCGCGCAACATCGCCGAGAAGTACTTTGCACCGCACAACCGCAAGGGCGACGAGAACGAGCCGCGCTATGAAGACGGTAAGGCGATTCTGATTCCTGAAGTGAAACCGGCAGTGGATGCCTTCCTTGAGGCAGGATTCCTCAACGCTGCGAGAAGTTTCGATGCCGGTGGCATGCAGCTTCCTACACTGCTGTCGCAAGCCTGCTTCGCCCATTTTCAGTCGGCCAACGCTGCGTCGACTTCGTACCCGTTCCTGACCATGGGTGCGGCGAACCTGATCGAGAGCTTTGGCACCGACGAGCAGAAACAGCGCTTCCTGCAGCCAATGATCGATGGCCGCTTCTTCGGCACCATGGCCTTGACCGAGCCGCATGCCGGTTCGTCCCTGTCGGATATTCGTACGCGCGCCGAGCCGGCGTCCGACGGCACTTATCGCCTGAAGGGCAACAAGATCTTCATTTCCGGCGGCGATCACCCGCTCTCGGAAAACATCGTGCACATGGTTCTGGCCAAGCTGCCCGACGCGCCGCCGGGGGTGAAAGGCATCTCGCTGTTTATCGTGCCGAAGTTTCTGGTCAACGATGACGGCAGCCTCGGCCCACGCAATGACGTGCTGCTGGCCGGGCTGTTCCACAAGATGGGCTGGCGCGGCACCACCTCCACAGCGCTGAACTTCGGCGATAACGGTGAATGTGTCGGTTATCTGGTGGGCGAGCCGCACCGCGGCTTGAGCTACATGTTCCAGATGATGAACGAAGCGCGGATCGGCGTTGGCATGGGTGCAGTGATGCTCGGTTATGCCGGTTATCTGTATTCGCTGGAGTATGCTCGCGAGCGTCCACAAGGGCGGGTGCCGGACAGCAAGGATCCGACCACAGCGCCAGTGGCAATCATTCAGCACGCGGATGTCAGACGTATGCTGTTGACGCAAAAATCCTACGTCGAAGGTGCATTCGACCTTGGCCTGTACGCGGCGCGTTTGTTCGATGACACCACGACGCTGGGAACCGAAGCCGAGCGTAAACAGGCCCATGAGCTATTGGATCTGCTGACGCCGATCGTCAAATCCTGGCCGTCGGAGTTCTGCCTCAAGGCCAACGAACTGGCGATCCAGATCCTTGGCGGCCACGGCTACACCCGCGAATACCCGGTTGAACAGTACTACCGCGATAACCGCCTGAATCCGATCCACGAAGGCACCCATGGCATTCAATCGCTGGACTTGCTCGGGCGTAAATTGGCGCAGAACGGTGGCGCAGGACTGAAGCAGTTGATTCGGCTGATCGCCAACACCGCCGAGCGCGCTACGGCGTACGATTCGCTAACCGCACTGCGTGAGCCTTTAGAGAAACTGGTGGCGCGCCTGCAAACGGTGACCATCGGTTTGTTGACCGATCTGGCGCAGGGCAAGGTCAACAGCAGCCTGGCGAATTCGGCGCTGTACCTGAAGGTGTTCGGGCACACGGTGATTGGCTGGCGCTGGCTGGAGCAGGCGATTCGTGCTGAGGAAGGGTTGCTGAAAGGTAATGCGGCGGATATCGACTTCTATAAGGGCAAGTTGCAGGCGGCGCGGTATTTTCTGACGTGGGAAGTGCCGGGGTGCCACCATGAACTGGCGTTGCTGGAGGCGCGGGATGATACGTGTCTGGCGATGCAGGATGCGTGGTTCTGA
- the putA gene encoding trifunctional transcriptional regulator/proline dehydrogenase/L-glutamate gamma-semialdehyde dehydrogenase translates to MATTTLGVKLDDPTRERLKAAATSIDRTPHWLIKQAIFNYLEKLEGGATLTELNGLTAKDADEAGEIHTDHAHQCFLEFAESILPQSVLRASITAAYRRPEPEVVPMLIEQARLPVAMAEATNKLAASIAEKLRNQKSAGGRAGIVQGLLQEFSLSSQEGVALMCLAEALLRIPDKGTRDALIRDKISTGNWHPHLGNSPSLFVNAATWGLLLTGKLVSTHNEAGLTSSLSRIIGKSGEPMIRKGVDMAMRLMGEQFVTGETIAEALANASKFEAKGFRYSYDMLGEAALTEHDAQKYLASYEQAIHSIGKASHGRGIYEGPGISIKLSALHPRYSRAQYERVMDELYPRLLSLTLLAKQYDIGLNIDAEEADRLELSLDLLERLCFEPQLTGWNGIGFVIQAYQKRCPYVIDYVIDLARRSRHRLMIRLVKGAYWDSEIKRAQVEGLEGYPVYTRKVYTDVSYIACARKLLSVPEVIYPQFATHNAHTLSAIYHIAGQNYYPGQYEFQCLHGMGEPLYEQVVGKVSEGKLNRPCRVYAPVGTHETLLAYLVRRLLENGANTSFVNRIADQSISIQELVADPVAQIEQMATVEGGFGLPHPRIPLPRDLYGSERANSSGIDMANEHRLASLSCALLATAHNDWKAAPMLGCASSTETPAAVLNPADHRDVVGHVQEATVEDVDNAIQCALNAAPIWQATPPAERAAILERAADLMEGEIQPLMGLLAREAGKTFANAIAEVREAVDFLRYYAVQARNDFSNDAHRPLGPVVCISPWNFPLAIFSGQVAAALAAGNPVLAKPAEQTPLVAAQAVRLLLEAGIPEGVLQLLPGRGETVGAGLVGDERVKGVMFTGSTEVARLLQRNIAGRLDSQGRPIPLIAETGGQNAMIVDSSALTEQVVIDVVSSAFDSAGQRCSALRVLCLQEDSADRVIEMLKGAMAESRLGNPERLSVDIGPVIDAEAKAGIDKHIQGMRDKGRNVYQVAIADTEEVKRGTFVMPTLIELESFDELQREIFGPVLHVVRYKRKEIDQLIGQINASGYGLTLGVHTRIDETIAKVIDNVNAGNVYVNRNIVGAVVGVQPFGGEGLSGTGPKAGGPLYLYRLLATRPTDAIEQSFARGDAVVAPDVRLRDAMSKPLNALKAWAESNKFADLSTLCVQYAAQSQSGITRMLAGPTGEKNSYAILPREHVLCLAEVEGDLLTQLAAVLAVGGSAVWPESDISKALFARLPKEIQVRIKLVSDWNKDEVVFDAVLHHGHSDQLRGVCQQIAKRAGAIVGVQGLSQGETNIALERLVIERALSVNTAAAGGNASLMTIG, encoded by the coding sequence ATGGCTACCACCACCCTTGGGGTCAAACTCGATGACCCGACCCGCGAGCGCCTGAAGGCCGCCGCTACCTCGATTGATCGCACACCGCACTGGCTGATCAAGCAGGCAATTTTCAATTACCTGGAAAAACTCGAGGGTGGTGCAACCCTGACCGAGCTGAACGGTTTGACCGCCAAGGACGCCGATGAGGCGGGCGAAATCCACACCGATCACGCCCACCAGTGCTTCCTCGAATTCGCCGAAAGCATCCTGCCGCAGTCGGTTCTGCGCGCTTCGATTACTGCCGCTTACCGTCGCCCTGAGCCGGAAGTGGTGCCGATGCTGATCGAGCAGGCTCGCCTGCCGGTTGCCATGGCTGAAGCCACCAATAAGCTCGCCGCCTCCATCGCGGAAAAACTGCGTAACCAGAAAAGTGCCGGCGGTCGTGCAGGCATTGTTCAGGGTCTGCTGCAGGAATTTTCTCTGTCGTCCCAGGAAGGCGTAGCCCTGATGTGCCTGGCCGAAGCGCTGCTGCGTATCCCGGACAAGGGCACTCGCGATGCACTGATCCGCGACAAGATCAGCACCGGCAACTGGCATCCGCACTTGGGCAACAGCCCGTCGCTGTTCGTCAACGCCGCCACTTGGGGCCTGCTGCTGACCGGCAAACTGGTGTCCACGCACAACGAAGCCGGCCTGACGTCGTCGCTGAGTCGCATCATCGGCAAGAGCGGCGAGCCGATGATCCGCAAGGGCGTCGACATGGCCATGCGCCTGATGGGCGAGCAGTTCGTCACCGGCGAAACCATTGCCGAAGCCTTGGCCAACGCGAGCAAGTTCGAAGCCAAGGGCTTCCGTTATTCCTACGACATGCTCGGTGAAGCGGCACTGACCGAACACGATGCGCAGAAGTACCTGGCGTCGTACGAACAGGCCATCCACTCGATCGGCAAAGCCTCCCACGGCCGTGGGATTTATGAAGGCCCGGGCATCTCCATCAAGCTCTCGGCACTGCACCCGCGTTACAGCCGTGCGCAGTACGAGCGTGTGATGGACGAGTTGTACCCGCGCCTGCTGTCGCTGACCCTGCTGGCCAAGCAATACGACATCGGCCTGAACATCGACGCCGAAGAAGCCGACCGTCTCGAACTGTCGCTGGATCTGCTCGAGCGCCTGTGCTTCGAGCCGCAACTGACTGGCTGGAACGGCATCGGTTTCGTCATCCAGGCTTATCAGAAGCGTTGCCCGTACGTGATCGATTACGTGATCGATCTGGCCCGTCGCAGCCGTCATCGCCTGATGATCCGTCTGGTGAAAGGCGCGTACTGGGACAGCGAAATCAAGCGTGCCCAGGTCGAAGGCCTGGAAGGCTATCCGGTTTACACCCGCAAGGTGTACACCGACGTTTCCTACATTGCTTGCGCACGCAAACTGCTGTCGGTGCCGGAAGTCATCTACCCGCAGTTCGCCACGCACAACGCCCACACCCTGTCGGCCATTTACCACATTGCCGGTCAGAACTATTACCCGGGCCAGTACGAATTCCAGTGCCTGCACGGCATGGGCGAACCGCTTTACGAACAGGTTGTAGGCAAGGTTTCCGAAGGCAAGCTGAACCGTCCGTGCCGCGTGTACGCTCCGGTGGGTACTCACGAAACCCTTCTGGCGTACCTCGTACGTCGCTTGCTGGAAAACGGCGCGAACACCTCGTTCGTCAACCGCATCGCCGACCAGTCGATTTCGATTCAGGAACTGGTAGCCGATCCGGTGGCGCAGATCGAGCAGATGGCAACCGTGGAAGGTGGTTTCGGCCTGCCGCACCCGCGCATTCCGCTGCCGCGTGATCTGTATGGTTCCGAACGCGCCAACTCCAGCGGCATCGACATGGCCAACGAACATCGTCTGGCTTCGCTGTCCTGCGCTTTGCTGGCCACCGCACACAACGACTGGAAAGCCGCGCCGATGCTCGGCTGCGCTTCCAGCACTGAAACGCCGGCAGCTGTTCTGAACCCGGCTGATCACCGTGATGTGGTCGGTCACGTGCAGGAAGCCACCGTCGAAGACGTCGACAACGCCATTCAATGCGCACTGAACGCCGCACCGATCTGGCAAGCCACCCCGCCTGCCGAACGCGCCGCAATTCTGGAACGTGCCGCTGACTTGATGGAAGGCGAGATCCAGCCGCTGATGGGCCTGCTGGCTCGCGAAGCCGGCAAGACTTTCGCCAACGCCATTGCCGAAGTCCGTGAAGCGGTCGACTTCCTGCGTTACTACGCGGTGCAGGCGCGCAACGATTTCAGCAACGACGCCCACCGCCCACTGGGCCCGGTGGTGTGCATCAGCCCGTGGAACTTCCCATTGGCAATCTTCAGTGGCCAAGTCGCTGCCGCACTGGCAGCCGGTAACCCGGTATTGGCCAAACCTGCCGAGCAAACTCCACTGGTGGCGGCTCAAGCCGTGCGCTTGCTGCTCGAAGCCGGTATCCCGGAAGGCGTGCTGCAACTGCTACCGGGTCGCGGTGAAACCGTCGGTGCCGGTCTGGTCGGTGATGAGCGCGTCAAAGGCGTGATGTTCACCGGCTCCACCGAAGTCGCGCGTCTGCTGCAACGCAACATCGCTGGCCGTCTCGACAGCCAGGGCCGTCCGATTCCGCTGATCGCCGAAACCGGTGGCCAGAACGCGATGATCGTCGACTCATCGGCACTGACCGAACAAGTTGTGATCGACGTGGTGTCCTCGGCCTTCGACAGCGCCGGTCAGCGTTGCTCGGCGCTGCGCGTACTGTGCCTGCAGGAAGATTCCGCCGATCGCGTCATCGAAATGCTCAAAGGTGCCATGGCTGAAAGCCGTCTCGGCAACCCTGAGCGTCTGTCCGTGGACATCGGCCCGGTGATCGACGCCGAAGCCAAGGCGGGCATCGACAAGCACATCCAGGGCATGCGCGATAAAGGTCGCAACGTTTACCAGGTGGCGATCGCCGACACCGAAGAGGTCAAACGCGGCACCTTCGTCATGCCGACCCTGATCGAACTGGAAAGCTTCGACGAGCTGCAACGCGAGATCTTCGGCCCGGTGCTGCACGTGGTGCGCTACAAGCGCAAAGAGATCGATCAACTGATCGGCCAGATCAACGCTTCCGGTTATGGCCTGACGCTGGGCGTGCACACCCGAATCGACGAGACCATCGCCAAGGTGATCGACAACGTCAACGCCGGTAACGTCTACGTTAACCGCAACATCGTTGGTGCTGTAGTCGGCGTGCAGCCGTTCGGCGGCGAAGGCCTCTCGGGTACTGGCCCGAAAGCCGGTGGCCCGCTGTACCTGTACCGTTTGCTGGCGACCCGCCCTACCGATGCCATCGAACAATCCTTCGCTCGCGGTGACGCCGTTGTCGCCCCGGACGTTCGTTTGCGCGACGCCATGAGCAAACCGCTGAACGCCTTGAAAGCCTGGGCTGAAAGCAACAAGTTTGCCGACCTGAGCACGCTGTGCGTGCAGTACGCTGCGCAATCGCAGAGCGGCATCACCCGCATGCTGGCCGGCCCGACCGGCGAGAAAAACAGCTATGCGATTCTGCCGCGCGAGCACGTGCTGTGCCTGGCGGAGGTTGAAGGTGATCTGCTGACGCAACTGGCTGCGGTATTGGCCGTGGGCGGTTCGGCAGTTTGGCCGGAGTCCGACATCAGCAAGGCCTTGTTCGCACGCTTGCCGAAGGAGATTCAGGTGCGGATCAAGCTGGTTTCCGACTGGAACAAGGATGAGGTGGTGTTCGATGCGGTTCTGCATCACGGCCATTCCGACCAGTTGCGCGGCGTTTGCCAGCAAATTGCCAAGCGTGCCGGCGCGATCGTTGGGGTTCAGGGCTTGTCCCAGGGCGAGACCAACATTGCACTGGAGCGTCTGGTGATCGAGCGGGCGTTGAGCGTTAACACTGCGGCGGCGGGTGGTAATGCGAGCTTGATGACTATCGGTTAA
- the putP gene encoding sodium/proline symporter PutP, which yields MSVSNPTLITFVIYIAAMVLIGFMAYRSTNNLSDYILGGRSLGSVVTALSAGASDMSGWLLMGLPGAIYMSGLSESWIAIGLIVGAYLNWLFVAGRLRVQTEHNGDALTLPDYFSSRFEDKSGLLRIISAIVILVFFTIYCASGIVAGARLFESTFGMSYETALWAGAAATIAYTFVGGFLAVSWTDTVQATLMIFALILTPIIVLLATGGVDTTFLAIEANDPSNFDMLKGTTFIGVISLMGWGLGYFGQPHILARFMAADSVKSIAKARRISMTWMILCLGGTVAVGFFGIAYFSAHPELAGPVTENHERVFIELAKILFNPWIAGVLLSAILAAVMSTLSCQLLVCSSALTEDFYKTFLRKSASQLELVWVGRAMVLLVALIAIALAANPENRVLGLVSYAWAGFGAAFGPVVLISVVWKGMTRDGALAGILVGAITVVVWKHFEVMGLYEIIPGFIFASLAIYIVSKMGEPTKGMVQRFEAAEKDFHLNK from the coding sequence ATGAGCGTAAGCAATCCAACACTGATCACGTTCGTGATCTACATCGCAGCAATGGTGCTGATCGGCTTCATGGCCTATCGCTCCACCAATAACCTGTCTGACTATATTCTTGGCGGCCGTAGCCTGGGCAGCGTCGTCACCGCGCTGTCTGCCGGTGCTTCCGACATGAGCGGCTGGCTGTTGATGGGCCTGCCGGGCGCCATTTACATGTCCGGTCTGTCTGAAAGCTGGATCGCCATCGGCCTGATCGTCGGCGCCTACCTGAACTGGCTGTTCGTTGCCGGCCGTCTGCGCGTGCAGACCGAGCACAACGGCGATGCCCTGACCCTGCCAGACTACTTCTCCAGCCGTTTCGAAGATAAAAGCGGCCTGCTGCGCATCATTTCGGCGATCGTGATTCTGGTGTTCTTCACCATTTATTGCGCTTCCGGCATCGTGGCTGGCGCCCGTCTGTTCGAAAGCACCTTCGGCATGTCCTACGAGACGGCGCTGTGGGCCGGTGCTGCGGCGACGATTGCCTACACCTTCGTTGGCGGTTTCCTCGCGGTGAGCTGGACTGACACCGTGCAAGCCACGCTGATGATTTTCGCGCTGATCCTTACGCCAATCATCGTGCTGCTGGCCACCGGCGGCGTCGACACCACGTTCCTCGCCATTGAAGCCAATGACCCAAGCAACTTCGACATGCTTAAAGGCACCACTTTCATCGGCGTCATCTCGCTGATGGGCTGGGGTCTGGGCTACTTCGGTCAACCTCACATCCTCGCGCGTTTCATGGCGGCGGATTCGGTGAAGTCGATTGCCAAGGCACGTCGCATCTCCATGACCTGGATGATCCTGTGCCTGGGCGGCACCGTGGCCGTGGGCTTCTTCGGTATTGCTTACTTCTCGGCACATCCGGAACTCGCCGGCCCCGTCACCGAGAACCACGAGCGTGTGTTCATCGAACTGGCCAAGATCCTCTTCAACCCATGGATTGCCGGTGTGCTGCTGTCGGCCATTCTGGCCGCTGTGATGAGCACCCTGAGCTGCCAGTTGCTGGTGTGCTCGAGCGCCCTGACCGAAGACTTCTACAAAACCTTCCTGCGTAAATCCGCTTCGCAACTGGAGCTGGTCTGGGTCGGTCGCGCCATGGTGCTGTTGGTTGCACTGATCGCGATCGCCCTGGCAGCCAACCCGGAAAACCGCGTGCTGGGCCTGGTGTCGTACGCCTGGGCTGGTTTTGGTGCTGCGTTCGGTCCGGTTGTACTGATCTCGGTGGTCTGGAAAGGCATGACCCGCGACGGCGCACTGGCCGGTATTCTGGTCGGCGCGATCACCGTAGTGGTGTGGAAGCATTTCGAGGTGATGGGTCTGTACGAAATCATCCCGGGCTTTATCTTCGCCAGCCTGGCCATCTACATCGTCAGCAAGATGGGCGAGCCGACCAAAGGCATGGTGCAGCGCTTCGAAGCGGCGGAAAAAGATTTCCACCTGAACAAGTAA
- a CDS encoding type VI secretion system tip protein VgrG translates to MFAPANQPRFTLTLEGAQHDLKVLEFTGKEAISQPFRFELELVSERPDLDLESLLHCQAFLSFDADGSGVHGQIYQVGQGDSGKRLTRYHLSLVPRLTYLGHRINQRIFQHQTVPQIIARVLKDHSILRDAFEFRLGSEYPVREYCVQYAESDLAFIQRLCAEVGIHYHFQHSPQGHLLVFGDDQTVFPRLAESTVYLPGSGMSAGAPAIQRFNVRVETRTSVVTRRDYNFEKPRLQLQSRIDGEQRPVLEDYHYPGQFNDRETGKHRVQRALERHVADYRQAEGISDESALVCGHFLHLAEHPRHDWNDLWLLTAVEHHGRQPQVLEESVTSDGEGFQGYRNSFLATPWDVFFRPALGLEKPRMLGYQPAVVTGPKDTEIHCDEYGRVKVQLAWDRDGELNEHSSCWLRVATNWAHDRYGSVLIPRVGMEVLVGFIDADADKPLVVGCLPNAATPIPLDLPADKTRSIFRSQSSPGGGGYNELRIEDRKGAEEIYLRAQRNWTQHVLNDQQVQVDNQRSIVVTGTARHELKADEQRITHGQRQTEVKQDDHLSVIGDRHIRVSNQAISASGQFHVSAGQQVVIDGGASATIQAGGQWINIGPGGIFSSVPIVVGGAPMAAMSAAPVVPGLPEKLAAAPAAMLTAAQIMSFKGDAPFCEECERCKDGLCAA, encoded by the coding sequence ATGTTCGCGCCTGCCAATCAACCGCGTTTCACGTTGACACTCGAAGGCGCCCAACATGACCTCAAGGTCCTTGAGTTCACGGGCAAGGAAGCCATCAGCCAACCCTTTCGTTTCGAGCTGGAACTGGTCAGTGAGCGGCCGGATCTGGATCTCGAAAGCCTGCTGCACTGTCAGGCGTTTCTGAGCTTTGATGCGGACGGCTCCGGCGTTCACGGTCAGATTTATCAGGTCGGGCAGGGCGATTCCGGGAAACGTCTGACGCGTTATCACCTGAGTCTGGTACCGCGTCTGACGTACCTCGGTCACCGCATCAATCAGCGGATTTTCCAGCATCAAACGGTGCCGCAGATTATTGCGCGGGTGCTCAAGGATCATTCGATCCTGCGTGATGCCTTCGAATTTCGCCTCGGCAGCGAATACCCGGTGCGCGAGTATTGCGTGCAGTACGCCGAGAGCGATCTGGCGTTTATCCAGCGTCTGTGTGCCGAGGTCGGCATTCATTACCATTTTCAGCACAGCCCCCAGGGTCACCTGCTGGTGTTCGGCGACGACCAGACCGTGTTCCCGCGTCTCGCCGAGTCGACGGTGTATCTGCCGGGCAGTGGCATGTCCGCTGGTGCGCCGGCGATTCAGCGTTTCAATGTTCGCGTGGAAACCCGCACCAGCGTGGTCACTCGGCGCGACTACAACTTCGAAAAGCCGCGGCTGCAGTTGCAGAGCCGTATCGACGGCGAGCAGCGCCCGGTGCTCGAGGACTATCACTACCCCGGTCAATTCAACGATCGTGAAACCGGCAAGCACCGGGTGCAGCGTGCGCTCGAGCGGCATGTCGCCGACTACCGTCAGGCCGAGGGCATCAGCGACGAATCCGCGCTGGTTTGCGGACATTTCCTGCACCTGGCCGAGCATCCGCGCCACGACTGGAATGACCTGTGGCTGTTGACCGCCGTTGAACACCATGGCCGTCAGCCGCAAGTGCTGGAGGAATCGGTGACCAGTGATGGGGAAGGATTCCAGGGTTACCGTAATAGCTTTCTCGCCACGCCGTGGGACGTGTTCTTCCGCCCGGCGCTGGGGCTGGAGAAGCCGCGCATGCTCGGCTATCAACCGGCGGTTGTGACCGGGCCGAAAGACACCGAAATCCACTGTGACGAGTATGGTCGGGTCAAGGTGCAACTGGCCTGGGATCGCGACGGAGAATTGAACGAACATTCCAGTTGCTGGCTGCGCGTTGCCACTAACTGGGCCCATGACCGTTACGGCAGCGTGTTGATCCCGCGAGTCGGCATGGAAGTACTGGTCGGCTTCATTGATGCCGACGCCGACAAACCCTTGGTCGTGGGCTGCCTGCCCAACGCCGCGACGCCGATCCCGCTGGATCTGCCCGCAGACAAGACCCGCAGCATTTTCCGCAGCCAGAGCAGCCCCGGCGGTGGCGGCTACAACGAACTGCGCATCGAAGATCGCAAAGGCGCCGAAGAAATCTACCTGCGCGCCCAGCGCAACTGGACGCAGCATGTGTTGAATGATCAACAGGTGCAGGTCGATAACCAGCGCAGCATTGTTGTCACCGGGACCGCTCGGCACGAGTTGAAGGCTGATGAGCAGCGCATTACTCACGGTCAGCGGCAGACCGAAGTGAAGCAGGACGACCATCTGAGCGTGATCGGCGACCGGCATATTCGCGTGAGCAATCAGGCGATCAGCGCCAGTGGGCAATTCCACGTCAGCGCCGGTCAGCAAGTGGTCATTGATGGCGGGGCGAGTGCGACGATTCAGGCCGGTGGGCAGTGGATCAACATCGGCCCGGGTGGCATTTTCAGCAGCGTGCCGATTGTCGTGGGCGGCGCGCCGATGGCGGCGATGAGTGCCGCGCCGGTTGTACCGGGATTGCCGGAGAAACTCGCCGCCGCGCCGGCTGCCATGCTGACGGCTGCACAAATCATGAGCTTCAAGGGTGACGCGCCATTCTGCGAAGAGTGTGAACGTTGTAAGGATGGTCTCTGTGCAGCCTGA